In Saccharothrix syringae, the following are encoded in one genomic region:
- a CDS encoding sodium:solute symporter codes for MRALDVGIIGLFLVGMPLLGVWIAGRQRSAADYFVSERRIPWWVVCVSVVSAETSTLTVLSVPTVGYLGTMTFLSLAIGYLIGRVVVSFVLLPKYVAGELVTAYGYLGERFGPGVQGTASVTFLVTRLLADGLRLFATAIPVKVVLAAYGVDASYWAIVAVLGAAMVVYSFLGGVRAVVWVDAIQMLWYVVGAAAVIAVLGGRLPDGWFSAAADAGKFQVLDFGANPLTSPYAVVTAFVGGAVLSMASHGADQLIVQRLMATRDVRAAQKALITSGVVVFLQFALFLLIGVMLWAFYRAAAPVKDLGLNNNDELFAHFIVNELPSGLSGFVIAGILAAALSSSLGALASSTVTDVVQRVRRRPMSEEEVFRHGRAWTVVWAGLLVAFAGLFATLTRRGNPIVEQGLSISGFTYGALLGAFLLGLLFRRARQVDAVVAFAVTVAVMAFVILGVKFVGPDARLAIDFAAAAPANKVVSLAYPWYTPLGVLITLVVGGLLSLRHRADEPVQAALPTR; via the coding sequence GTGCGCGCACTTGACGTCGGCATCATCGGGCTGTTCCTGGTCGGCATGCCGCTGCTGGGGGTGTGGATCGCCGGCAGGCAGCGGTCGGCCGCGGACTACTTCGTCAGCGAGCGCCGCATCCCGTGGTGGGTGGTGTGCGTGTCGGTGGTGTCGGCGGAGACGTCGACGCTGACCGTGCTGAGCGTGCCGACCGTCGGCTACCTGGGCACGATGACGTTCCTGTCGCTGGCGATCGGCTACCTGATCGGGCGCGTGGTGGTCTCGTTCGTGCTGCTGCCCAAGTACGTCGCGGGCGAGCTGGTCACCGCCTACGGCTACCTGGGCGAGCGGTTCGGGCCGGGCGTGCAGGGCACCGCCTCGGTGACCTTCCTGGTGACCCGGCTGCTGGCCGACGGCCTGCGGCTGTTCGCCACCGCCATCCCGGTCAAGGTGGTGCTCGCCGCGTACGGCGTGGACGCCTCGTACTGGGCGATCGTGGCGGTGCTGGGCGCGGCGATGGTGGTCTACAGCTTCCTCGGCGGCGTGCGGGCCGTGGTGTGGGTCGACGCCATCCAGATGCTCTGGTACGTCGTCGGCGCGGCCGCGGTGATCGCGGTGCTGGGCGGCCGGCTGCCCGACGGCTGGTTCTCCGCCGCCGCGGACGCGGGCAAGTTCCAGGTCCTCGACTTCGGCGCCAACCCCCTCACCTCGCCCTACGCCGTGGTCACCGCGTTCGTCGGCGGCGCGGTGCTGTCCATGGCCTCGCACGGCGCGGACCAGCTGATCGTGCAGCGGCTGATGGCCACCAGGGACGTCCGCGCGGCGCAGAAGGCGCTGATCACCAGCGGCGTGGTGGTGTTCCTGCAGTTCGCGCTGTTCCTGCTGATCGGCGTGATGCTGTGGGCGTTCTACCGGGCCGCCGCGCCGGTCAAGGACCTCGGCCTGAACAACAACGACGAGCTGTTCGCGCACTTCATCGTCAACGAGCTGCCGTCCGGGCTGTCCGGCTTCGTGATCGCGGGCATCCTCGCGGCCGCGCTGTCGTCGTCGCTGGGCGCGCTGGCGTCCTCGACGGTGACCGACGTGGTGCAGCGCGTGCGGCGGCGCCCGATGAGCGAGGAGGAGGTGTTCCGGCACGGCCGCGCGTGGACCGTGGTGTGGGCGGGCCTGCTGGTCGCGTTCGCCGGGCTGTTCGCGACGCTGACCCGGCGCGGCAACCCGATCGTCGAGCAGGGCCTGTCGATCTCGGGGTTCACCTACGGCGCGCTGCTGGGCGCGTTCCTGCTCGGGCTGCTGTTCCGGCGGGCCAGGCAGGTCGACGCGGTCGTGGCGTTCGCGGTGACCGTGGCGGTGATGGCGTTCGTGATCCTCGGCGTCAAGTTCGTCGGGCCCGACGCGCGCCTGGCGATCGACTTCGCGGCGGCGGCGCCTGCCAACAAGGTCGTCTCGCTCGCCTACCCCTGGTACACGCCGCTGGGTGTGCTGATCACGCTGGTCGTGGGCGGGTTGCTGTCGTTGCGGCACCGGGCGGACGAGCCGGTTCAGGCCGCCCTGCCGACGCGGTAG
- a CDS encoding GNAT family N-acetyltransferase, producing MYDIRPAAHADLDAVTALILRLQADDAHHIGYLGETLGDVAEELAEFEPDWPSCTVVATDDSGRVCGALSVEVDAELRRAFLHGPFVDVPVNHPAGSRIWDQTADALYAAALPLFGDVADRELLGHTGHRRLAAFAERHGFSAARPCGIHTLAGDGLRNLLLREASCPRTGPAREMRVLPTDPAVHEAVRVLHDRCFPRTHLSGRTLVDGRKGYTVVVAMDGDRVLGYASGKADPGEYYVDFVAVEPDVRGNGVGAALVTELVWKLAERAGARPQAAAAILAGNRSSQRLFERLGFRLHLELVAYRVGRAA from the coding sequence ATGTACGACATCCGTCCCGCCGCCCACGCCGACCTGGACGCCGTGACCGCCCTCATCCTGCGGTTGCAGGCCGACGACGCCCACCACATCGGCTACCTCGGCGAGACGTTGGGCGACGTGGCCGAGGAGCTGGCCGAGTTCGAGCCCGACTGGCCCTCCTGCACCGTGGTCGCCACCGACGACTCGGGCCGGGTGTGCGGCGCGCTCAGCGTCGAGGTCGACGCCGAGCTGCGCCGCGCGTTCCTGCACGGCCCGTTCGTGGACGTGCCGGTGAACCACCCGGCGGGCAGCCGGATCTGGGACCAGACCGCCGACGCGCTCTACGCCGCCGCGCTGCCGCTGTTCGGTGACGTGGCGGACCGCGAGTTGCTCGGCCACACCGGGCACCGGCGGCTCGCCGCGTTCGCCGAGCGGCACGGCTTCTCCGCCGCGCGACCGTGCGGCATCCACACGCTGGCCGGCGACGGGCTGCGCAACCTGCTGCTGCGCGAGGCGAGCTGCCCGCGCACCGGCCCGGCCCGGGAGATGCGCGTGCTGCCGACCGACCCGGCCGTGCACGAGGCCGTGCGGGTGCTGCACGACCGGTGCTTCCCCCGCACCCACCTCTCCGGCCGCACCCTGGTCGACGGCCGCAAGGGTTACACCGTCGTCGTGGCCATGGACGGGGACCGGGTGCTCGGCTACGCGTCGGGCAAAGCCGATCCGGGCGAGTACTACGTCGACTTCGTCGCGGTGGAGCCGGACGTGCGCGGCAACGGCGTGGGCGCGGCCCTGGTGACCGAGCTGGTGTGGAAGCTGGCCGAGCGGGCCGGGGCCCGCCCCCAGGCCGCCGCCGCGATCCTGGCGGGCAACCGGTCGTCCCAGCGCCTGTTCGAGCGCCTGGGCTTCCGGCTGCACCTGGAGCTGGTGGCCTACCGCGTCGGCAGGGCGGCCTGA
- a CDS encoding maleylpyruvate isomerase N-terminal domain-containing protein: protein MDAKDVTEVAAHCSAFLDGVVEADWAAVVPGLGWSAAGTVAHVCDCLLWYSTDLAAGPVELRSVEVGVRADSPPADLVRTLEAAASVLASVVATVPEGARGWHPWGVADAAGFAAMACDEMLVHTHDAGRGLGVAFEPPAEYAAKVLARLFPEAPTDRDPVETLLWANGRVPLGELPVRTDWRWHGAPPGS, encoded by the coding sequence GTGGACGCGAAGGACGTGACGGAGGTCGCCGCGCACTGCTCGGCGTTCCTGGACGGGGTGGTCGAGGCGGACTGGGCGGCGGTCGTGCCCGGCCTGGGCTGGTCCGCGGCGGGGACGGTGGCGCACGTCTGCGACTGCCTCCTCTGGTACTCGACCGACCTGGCGGCGGGGCCGGTGGAGCTGCGCTCGGTGGAGGTGGGGGTGCGGGCCGACAGCCCGCCCGCGGACCTGGTGCGGACGCTGGAGGCGGCCGCCTCCGTGCTCGCGTCGGTGGTGGCGACCGTGCCGGAGGGCGCGCGCGGGTGGCACCCGTGGGGCGTGGCGGACGCGGCCGGGTTCGCCGCGATGGCCTGCGACGAGATGCTGGTGCACACCCACGACGCCGGGCGCGGGCTGGGCGTGGCGTTCGAGCCGCCCGCCGAGTACGCCGCGAAGGTGCTGGCGCGGCTGTTCCCCGAGGCGCCGACCGACCGCGACCCGGTGGAGACCCTGCTGTGGGCCAACGGCCGGGTCCCGCTGGGCGAGCTGCCCGTGCGCACCGACTGGCGCTGGCACGGCGCGCCCCCGGGCTCCTAG
- a CDS encoding cytochrome P450, with product MTDDVLDIPFPDAFSFDPSPTWARLREQAPAVRVRTLAGALVWLVTRYEDVKLVLADPRFSRAAVVAEGAPRVGVSRPLPGTLPTTDPPEHTRLRKLVSGAFSHRRVEATRPWVRRLCEELADDVVDGADLRRVFALPLPIQVICTLLGVPYEDRERFRDWVELSYSLEVSQRPRVEAAMASLKEYMGALVAGKRAAGRSDDVLDELCATPLTHDELVAFALNLLVAGHETSANQITSFVATLLRDRRHWERLVAEPGLVPSAVEELMRFTRLSEVGQLRVALEDVEVAGVVVRAGEGVMASIGSANRDPRAFPAPDELDLGRAPNQHLALGTGPHFCLGAQLARVELQEALGVLLRRFPDLRPARPVEELAWRRVLVSGLAELPIALG from the coding sequence ATGACGGACGACGTCCTGGACATCCCCTTCCCCGACGCCTTCTCCTTCGACCCCTCCCCCACCTGGGCGCGGCTGCGCGAGCAGGCGCCCGCGGTGCGGGTGCGCACCCTCGCGGGCGCGCTGGTGTGGCTGGTGACCCGCTACGAGGACGTGAAGCTGGTGCTGGCCGACCCGCGGTTCTCGCGCGCGGCCGTGGTGGCGGAGGGCGCGCCGCGGGTGGGGGTGTCCAGGCCGCTGCCCGGCACCCTGCCGACCACCGACCCGCCCGAGCACACCCGGCTGCGCAAGCTGGTGTCCGGCGCGTTCTCGCACCGGCGGGTCGAGGCGACCAGGCCGTGGGTGCGGCGGCTGTGCGAGGAGCTGGCCGACGACGTGGTGGACGGCGCGGACCTGCGGCGGGTGTTCGCGCTGCCGCTGCCGATCCAGGTGATCTGCACGCTGCTCGGCGTGCCGTACGAGGACCGCGAGCGCTTCCGCGACTGGGTGGAGCTGTCCTACAGCCTGGAGGTGTCGCAGCGGCCGCGGGTCGAGGCCGCCATGGCGAGCCTGAAGGAGTACATGGGCGCACTGGTGGCGGGGAAGCGGGCGGCGGGGCGGTCGGACGACGTGCTCGACGAGCTGTGCGCCACCCCGCTGACCCACGACGAGCTGGTCGCGTTCGCGCTGAACCTGCTGGTCGCCGGGCACGAGACGTCGGCCAACCAGATCACCAGCTTCGTGGCCACCCTGCTGCGCGACCGGCGGCACTGGGAGCGGCTGGTGGCCGAGCCTGGGCTGGTGCCGAGCGCGGTCGAGGAGCTGATGCGGTTCACGCGGCTCAGCGAGGTCGGGCAGCTGCGGGTGGCGCTGGAGGACGTGGAGGTCGCGGGCGTGGTGGTGCGCGCGGGCGAGGGCGTCATGGCGTCGATCGGCTCGGCCAACCGCGACCCGCGGGCGTTCCCCGCGCCGGACGAGCTGGACCTGGGCCGCGCGCCCAACCAGCACCTGGCGCTCGGCACCGGCCCGCACTTCTGCCTGGGCGCGCAACTGGCGCGCGTCGAGCTGCAGGAGGCGCTGGGCGTGCTGCTGCGGCGGTTCCCGGACCTGCGGCCGGCGCGGCCGGTGGAGGAGCTGGCGTGGCGGCGGGTGCTGGTGAGCGGGCTCGCCGAGTTGCCGATCGCGCTGGGATGA
- a CDS encoding lysophospholipid acyltransferase family protein: MPDRVYPPVIAACKLMFRVLDLRIAREGTEHVPTTGGAVLAANHVSYLDFIFAGFGALPARRLVRFMAKHEVFEHRVSGPLMRGMHHIPVDRQAGQASYQQALSALRAGEVVGIFPEATISRSFTVKEVKSGAVRLAAEAGVPLLPTALWGTQRLWTKGRPKSLTQRHVPVTIVVGEPIEPTTDDALRKRMQELLDEAQQRYPESGEGQWWQPAHLGGTAPTPEEAARLDARR; this comes from the coding sequence ATGCCTGATCGCGTGTACCCGCCGGTGATCGCCGCGTGCAAGCTCATGTTCCGCGTGCTCGACCTGCGCATCGCCAGGGAGGGCACCGAGCACGTGCCGACCACCGGCGGGGCCGTCCTGGCCGCCAACCACGTGTCCTACCTGGACTTCATCTTCGCGGGCTTCGGTGCCCTGCCCGCCCGGCGGCTGGTGCGGTTCATGGCCAAGCACGAGGTGTTCGAGCACCGCGTGTCGGGGCCCCTGATGCGTGGCATGCACCACATCCCGGTCGACCGGCAGGCCGGGCAGGCGTCCTACCAGCAGGCGCTGTCCGCGCTGCGGGCGGGCGAGGTCGTCGGGATCTTCCCCGAGGCGACGATCAGCCGGTCGTTCACGGTCAAGGAGGTCAAGAGCGGCGCGGTGCGGCTGGCCGCCGAGGCGGGCGTGCCGCTGCTGCCGACCGCGCTGTGGGGCACGCAGCGGCTGTGGACCAAGGGGCGGCCCAAGAGCCTGACCCAGCGGCACGTGCCGGTGACGATCGTCGTGGGCGAGCCGATCGAGCCGACCACGGACGACGCGCTGCGCAAGCGGATGCAGGAGCTGCTGGACGAGGCGCAGCAGCGGTACCCGGAGTCGGGTGAGGGGCAGTGGTGGCAGCCCGCGCACCTGGGCGGGACGGCGCCGACGCCGGAGGAGGCCGCGCGGCTGGACGCGCGCCGGTAG
- a CDS encoding RNA polymerase sigma factor, with the protein MTDERSKGPEDRAGFTGVARKHWRPFYRYAYSRLRDHAETQDAVQCGLIKLHAAWTANPGLVEQSPAYAFRVLVNAFRDHLRSRRRESGPVADVDVPDPCAGPEHRVVTLDLLRWALAEIPERHAEIFFLRHYGGYSPGEIGDRLGLGTPTVSTYLSSAKRLLLEVLKAAEN; encoded by the coding sequence GTGACCGACGAACGAAGCAAGGGCCCGGAGGACCGGGCCGGTTTCACCGGAGTGGCGCGGAAGCACTGGCGGCCGTTCTACCGCTACGCCTACAGCCGCCTGCGCGACCACGCGGAGACCCAGGACGCCGTCCAGTGCGGGCTGATCAAGCTGCACGCCGCCTGGACGGCGAACCCGGGCCTCGTCGAGCAGAGCCCGGCGTACGCGTTCCGGGTCCTGGTCAACGCCTTCCGGGACCACCTCAGGTCCCGGCGGCGCGAATCAGGACCCGTGGCCGACGTCGACGTGCCGGACCCGTGCGCGGGCCCGGAGCACCGCGTCGTCACGCTCGACCTGCTCCGGTGGGCGTTGGCGGAGATCCCCGAACGACACGCGGAGATCTTCTTCCTGAGGCACTACGGCGGTTACAGCCCCGGCGAGATCGGTGACCGGCTGGGGCTGGGCACGCCGACCGTGAGCACCTACTTGTCCAGCGCGAAGCGGCTGCTGCTGGAGGTGCTCAAGGCAGCGGAGAACTGA
- the smc gene encoding chromosome segregation protein SMC: protein MHLKSLTLKGFKSFASATTLRFEPGITCVVGPNGSGKSNVLDALRWVMGTQGAKDLRGGKMEDVIFAGTSGRAPLGRAEVTLTIDNSDGALPIDYVEVSITRRMFREGATEYEINGNSCRLMDIQELLSDSGIGREMHVIVGQGQLAAILESKPEERRAFVEEAAGVLKHRKRKEKALRKLEAMQANLTRLTDLTAELRRQLKPLGKQAEIARRAQVVQSELRDARMRLLADDLVTQREALAREERDEAAARARRAEVEKSLQQAQLQQNELEDQVAADAPRLQQAQDTWYRLSALEERLRGTVRLAVERERHLSAAVEAPRGGRDPDELEAEAEQTALLEQELQDGVTEARVGLAEAVETRAELERVVSAAEKAHLAAVRAIADRREGLARLSGQVEALRSKTGATAEEIERMSTALAEAVERAEVAAQELAEAREVTGTEDEDDEGLDERHRLAVEADDAARARVEELVRAERAAERDIASWKARVDALSLGLTRKDGAGALLASRLPGLLGSVAALLTVEPGAEVALAAALGPVADAVAVASGADAVAALELLKEQDAGRAGLLIGGSGEPDRSGWPALPAGARWAVDVVRAPEALRPALHRALDRLAVVDDLAGARALVAGHPSVRAVTREGDVLGEDWAVGGSGRSQSVIEVQAAVDEASEKLALAERALEQSAAALEGARAEQQARRAEVAALKEQLNEAKVRRARSSERLNRLAAAVRSAEAEAERARAQRAKVEAAREENLLRLAELEERLLVAQEEQELEDEPDTAHRDELAAELASARQGEVDARLALRTAEERARALQGKAEGLRRAARAEREARERAQRAQASRARGAVVAKAVVRGGELALERIAESLARAARERDAAQERRTRREAYLAQVRSLVREMSVELEKLTDAVHRDEVLRAEQRMRIEQLETKVADDFGIGLEDLVAEYGPDVPIPPSPQEVAEYEAAKERGEAVTAPQPIPYDRDTQARRAKRAERDLSLLGKVNPLALEEFAALEERYKFLSNQLEDIKATRRDLLTVVKEVDDKILEVFTSAYEDVAREFEVVFKVLFPGGEGRLVLTEPDDMLTTGIELEARPPGKKVKRLSLLSGGEKSLAAVAMLVAIFRARPSPFYVMDEVEAALDDTNLHRLIGLFEQLRERSQLLIITHQKPTMEIADALYGVSMRGDGISQVISQRLRGREEKAAKPKEKATAGAEPEPEAEPEPEPA from the coding sequence GTGCACCTCAAGAGCCTGACGCTGAAGGGCTTCAAGTCCTTCGCCTCGGCTACCACGCTGCGCTTCGAGCCCGGCATCACCTGCGTGGTCGGCCCCAACGGGTCCGGCAAGTCGAACGTGCTCGACGCGCTCCGCTGGGTGATGGGCACGCAGGGCGCCAAGGACCTGCGCGGCGGCAAGATGGAGGACGTCATCTTCGCCGGCACGTCCGGCCGCGCGCCACTCGGCCGCGCCGAGGTGACCCTGACCATCGACAACTCCGACGGCGCGCTGCCGATCGACTACGTCGAGGTGTCGATCACCCGCCGGATGTTCCGCGAGGGCGCCACCGAGTACGAGATCAACGGCAACTCGTGCCGGTTGATGGACATCCAGGAACTGCTCAGCGACTCCGGCATCGGCCGCGAGATGCACGTGATCGTCGGCCAGGGCCAGCTCGCCGCGATCCTGGAGTCCAAGCCGGAGGAGCGGCGGGCGTTCGTCGAGGAGGCCGCGGGCGTCCTCAAGCACCGCAAGCGCAAGGAGAAGGCGCTGCGGAAGCTGGAGGCGATGCAGGCGAACCTGACCCGCCTGACCGACCTCACCGCCGAGCTGCGCCGCCAGCTCAAGCCCCTGGGCAAGCAGGCCGAGATCGCCCGGCGCGCGCAGGTCGTGCAGTCCGAGCTGCGGGACGCGCGGATGCGCCTGCTCGCCGACGACCTGGTGACCCAGCGCGAGGCGCTGGCGCGCGAGGAGCGGGACGAGGCGGCGGCCCGCGCCCGGCGGGCCGAGGTGGAGAAGTCGCTCCAGCAGGCGCAGCTCCAGCAGAACGAGCTGGAGGACCAGGTCGCGGCCGACGCGCCGCGGCTCCAGCAGGCCCAGGACACCTGGTACCGGCTCTCCGCGCTGGAGGAGCGGCTGCGCGGCACGGTGCGGCTGGCCGTGGAGCGGGAACGGCACCTGTCGGCGGCCGTGGAGGCGCCGCGCGGCGGGCGCGACCCGGACGAGCTGGAGGCCGAGGCCGAGCAGACCGCGCTGCTGGAGCAGGAGCTCCAGGACGGCGTGACCGAGGCCCGGGTCGGGCTGGCCGAGGCCGTGGAGACCCGCGCCGAGCTGGAGCGCGTGGTGTCCGCGGCGGAGAAGGCGCACCTGGCCGCCGTGCGCGCGATCGCCGACCGGCGCGAGGGCCTGGCCCGGCTGTCCGGGCAGGTCGAGGCGCTGCGGTCGAAGACAGGCGCGACCGCCGAGGAGATCGAGCGCATGTCCACCGCGCTGGCCGAGGCGGTGGAGCGGGCGGAGGTGGCGGCGCAGGAGCTGGCCGAGGCCCGCGAGGTGACCGGCACCGAGGACGAGGACGACGAGGGCCTGGACGAGCGGCACCGGCTGGCCGTGGAGGCCGACGACGCGGCACGCGCGCGGGTCGAGGAGCTGGTCAGGGCCGAGCGCGCGGCCGAGCGCGACATCGCGTCGTGGAAGGCCAGGGTGGACGCGCTGTCGCTGGGCCTGACCCGCAAGGACGGCGCGGGCGCGCTGCTGGCGTCCCGGCTGCCGGGCCTGCTCGGGTCGGTGGCGGCGCTGCTGACCGTCGAGCCGGGCGCCGAGGTGGCGCTGGCCGCGGCCCTGGGACCGGTCGCGGACGCGGTGGCGGTGGCCTCCGGCGCCGACGCGGTGGCCGCGCTGGAACTGCTCAAGGAGCAGGACGCCGGGCGCGCCGGGCTGCTGATCGGCGGCTCCGGCGAGCCGGACCGCTCCGGTTGGCCCGCGCTGCCCGCCGGCGCGCGGTGGGCGGTGGACGTGGTGCGGGCGCCCGAGGCGCTGCGGCCCGCGCTGCACCGGGCGCTGGACCGGCTGGCCGTGGTCGACGACCTGGCCGGGGCGCGGGCGCTGGTGGCCGGGCACCCGTCGGTGCGGGCGGTGACCCGCGAGGGCGACGTGCTGGGCGAGGACTGGGCGGTCGGCGGGTCCGGGCGCAGCCAGAGCGTCATCGAGGTCCAGGCCGCGGTGGACGAGGCGTCGGAGAAGCTGGCGCTGGCCGAACGCGCGCTGGAGCAGTCCGCGGCCGCCCTGGAGGGCGCGCGGGCCGAGCAGCAGGCGCGCCGCGCCGAGGTCGCCGCGCTGAAGGAGCAGCTGAACGAGGCCAAGGTGCGCCGCGCCCGGTCCTCGGAACGGCTCAACCGGCTGGCCGCGGCGGTGCGCTCGGCCGAGGCCGAGGCGGAGCGGGCCCGCGCGCAGCGCGCGAAGGTCGAGGCCGCCCGCGAGGAGAACCTGCTCCGGCTCGCCGAGCTGGAGGAGCGCCTGCTGGTCGCGCAGGAGGAGCAGGAGCTGGAGGACGAGCCGGACACCGCGCACCGCGACGAGCTGGCCGCGGAGCTGGCGTCCGCCCGGCAGGGCGAGGTGGACGCGCGGCTGGCGCTGCGCACCGCCGAGGAGCGCGCCCGGGCGTTGCAGGGCAAGGCGGAGGGCCTGCGGCGCGCCGCCCGCGCCGAGCGCGAGGCGCGGGAACGCGCCCAGCGGGCCCAGGCGTCCCGGGCGCGGGGCGCGGTGGTGGCCAAGGCCGTGGTGCGCGGCGGCGAGCTGGCGCTGGAGCGGATCGCCGAGTCGCTGGCGCGGGCCGCCCGCGAGCGCGACGCCGCGCAGGAGCGCCGGACCCGGCGCGAGGCGTACCTGGCGCAGGTGCGCAGCCTGGTCCGGGAGATGTCGGTGGAGCTGGAGAAGCTGACCGACGCCGTGCACCGGGACGAGGTGCTGCGCGCCGAGCAGCGGATGCGCATCGAGCAGCTGGAGACCAAGGTCGCCGACGACTTCGGCATCGGCCTGGAGGACCTGGTCGCCGAGTACGGGCCGGACGTGCCGATCCCGCCGTCGCCGCAGGAGGTGGCCGAGTACGAGGCCGCCAAGGAGCGCGGCGAGGCGGTCACCGCGCCGCAGCCCATCCCGTACGACCGCGACACCCAGGCCCGGCGCGCCAAGCGGGCCGAGCGGGACCTGTCGCTGCTGGGCAAGGTCAACCCGCTGGCGCTGGAGGAGTTCGCGGCGCTGGAGGAGCGGTACAAGTTCCTGTCCAACCAGCTGGAGGACATCAAGGCGACCCGGCGCGACCTGCTGACCGTGGTCAAGGAGGTCGACGACAAGATCCTGGAGGTCTTCACGTCGGCCTACGAGGACGTGGCGCGCGAGTTCGAGGTCGTGTTCAAGGTGCTGTTCCCCGGCGGGGAGGGCCGGCTGGTGCTGACCGAGCCGGACGACATGCTCACCACCGGCATCGAGCTGGAGGCCCGCCCGCCGGGCAAGAAGGTCAAGCGGCTGTCGCTGCTGTCCGGTGGCGAGAAGTCGCTGGCGGCGGTGGCGATGCTGGTCGCGATCTTCCGCGCGCGGCCCTCGCCGTTCTACGTGATGGACGAGGTCGAGGCCGCGCTGGACGACACCAACCTGCACCGGCTGATCGGGCTGTTCGAGCAGTTGCGGGAGAGGTCGCAGCTGCTGATCATCACGCACCAGAAGCCGACGATGGAGATCGCCGACGCGCTGTACGGCGTGTCGATGCGCGGGGACGGCATCAGCCAGGTGATCTCGCAGCGGTTGCGGGGGCGGGAGGAGAAGGCGGCCAAGCCGAAGGAGAAGGCGACGGCGGGGGCCGAGCCCGAACCGGAGGCCGAGCCCGAACCCGAGCCGGCCTGA
- a CDS encoding anti-sigma factor family protein: protein MSCTHTVVLGAYLLGSLDPPERADFELHVPGCATCRREMVRLAPLPGLLGQVRLEDLELPFDDPAPEPALWPLPPLPEPEPAAPRRRVRWSLLVGAAALVLVVLGAVLLVPPLLRDDAPAGVTWQAANSSSGAAASIDLVAKSWGTELWMTMRDMPEGARCALIVHDRAGRTEIGGWWGTDHPDDERIPGSTSFRVEEIERLDVVVDKQVLVSVRP from the coding sequence GTGAGCTGCACGCACACCGTCGTGCTGGGCGCTTACCTGCTCGGCTCGCTCGACCCGCCGGAACGGGCCGACTTCGAGCTGCACGTGCCCGGCTGCGCCACCTGCCGCCGGGAGATGGTGCGGCTCGCGCCGCTGCCCGGCCTGCTGGGCCAGGTGCGGCTGGAGGACCTGGAGCTGCCCTTCGACGACCCCGCCCCGGAACCCGCGCTGTGGCCGCTGCCGCCCCTGCCGGAGCCGGAGCCGGCCGCGCCGCGCCGCCGGGTGCGGTGGTCGCTGCTGGTCGGCGCCGCCGCGCTGGTGCTGGTGGTGCTCGGCGCGGTGCTGCTGGTGCCGCCGCTGCTGCGCGACGACGCGCCCGCCGGCGTCACCTGGCAGGCCGCCAACAGCTCCTCCGGTGCCGCGGCCAGCATCGACCTGGTCGCCAAGAGCTGGGGCACGGAGCTGTGGATGACCATGCGCGACATGCCCGAGGGCGCGCGCTGCGCGCTGATCGTCCACGACCGCGCCGGCCGCACCGAGATCGGCGGCTGGTGGGGCACCGACCACCCCGACGACGAGCGCATCCCCGGCTCGACGTCGTTCCGGGTGGAGGAGATCGAACGGCTCGACGTGGTGGTCGACAAGCAGGTCCTGGTCTCGGTGCGGCCGTGA
- a CDS encoding sigma-70 family RNA polymerase sigma factor — translation MDRGEDVVRQLYGRWRGPLHGYVLRMVGGDHQHAEDVVQETLLRAWRHADELTPADAGPWLYTVARNLVISGFRKRGGRNSEVPIEAEHLPPVSDAVDHVLQSWQVAEALRSLSADHRNVVVELYYRRRSVAETATVLGIPAGTVKSRCFYALRALRDALEERGVTRS, via the coding sequence GTGGACCGTGGCGAAGATGTCGTCAGGCAGCTGTACGGCCGTTGGCGCGGCCCGCTGCACGGCTACGTCCTGCGCATGGTCGGGGGTGACCACCAGCACGCCGAGGACGTGGTCCAGGAGACGCTGCTGCGGGCCTGGCGGCACGCCGACGAGCTCACCCCGGCCGACGCGGGGCCGTGGCTCTACACGGTGGCGCGCAACCTGGTCATCTCCGGCTTCCGCAAGCGCGGCGGCCGGAACTCGGAGGTGCCCATCGAGGCCGAGCACCTGCCGCCGGTCTCCGACGCCGTGGACCACGTGCTGCAGAGCTGGCAGGTGGCCGAGGCGCTGCGCTCGCTGAGCGCCGACCACCGCAACGTGGTGGTCGAGCTGTACTACCGCAGGAGGTCGGTGGCCGAGACGGCGACGGTGCTGGGCATCCCGGCCGGCACGGTCAAGTCCCGCTGCTTCTACGCGCTGAGGGCCCTGCGGGACGCGCTGGAGGAACGTGGGGTGACCAGGTCGTGA
- a CDS encoding acylphosphatase: MSIEPDEERTVRLTAWVRGHVQGVGFRWWTRSRALELGLVGSAANLRDGRVEVNAEGPAAACRRLLAALRSGDTPGRVDSVVERWSEARGGATGFVER; the protein is encoded by the coding sequence ATGTCCATCGAGCCTGATGAGGAACGCACGGTTCGCCTGACCGCCTGGGTGCGGGGACACGTCCAGGGGGTCGGTTTCCGGTGGTGGACGAGGTCCCGGGCGCTGGAGCTGGGCCTGGTCGGCTCGGCGGCCAACCTGCGCGACGGCCGGGTCGAGGTGAACGCGGAGGGGCCGGCCGCCGCCTGCCGGCGGTTGCTGGCCGCGCTGCGCTCCGGTGACACCCCGGGCCGGGTGGACTCGGTCGTGGAGCGCTGGTCGGAGGCGCGCGGCGGCGCCACGGGTTTCGTGGAACGTTGA